The proteins below come from a single Miscanthus floridulus cultivar M001 chromosome 1, ASM1932011v1, whole genome shotgun sequence genomic window:
- the LOC136541035 gene encoding vacuolar protein sorting-associated protein 52 A-like — MAAVPAAETLDGHKDRFDLGVFVGDLAVDEEVTSDDESLEGLQQELDNCKNDQEVANILANGIKLREYTKGVENNIRQIELDSIQDYIKESENLVSLHDQIHDCDNILSQMETVLTGFQTEIGSISSEIKVLQEKSMDMGLKLKNRKAAESKLSKFVEDIIVPPRMIDIIVDGEVNDEYMKTLETLSKKIKFIDADPMVKSSKALKDVQPEVERLRQKAVSKIFEFVIQKFYALRKPKTNIQILQQSVLLKYKYTIIFLKEHAKEIYAEVRAAYIDTMNKVLSAHFWAYIQALEKLQMDIATSTDLLGVETRSTGFIFSIGKEPLKTRPSVFALGERINILKENDQPALIPHIAEAKSHKYSYEVLFRSLQKLLIDTATSEYLFTDDFFGEESIFHDIFAGPIQVVDEHFNAVLLNCYDAIGIMLMIRIIHQHQLIMFKRRIPCLDSYLDKVNMSLWPRFKMVFDLHLNSLRNANIKTLWEDDVHPHYVTRRYAEFTASLAHLNVEHGDGQLDLNLERLRMAIEDLLVKLAKMFAKPKLQTIFLINNYDLTISILKEAGTEGGKAQQHFEEVLKSNIAIYVEELLLEQFSGLIKFVKSRPADETATNSEKASIAEVEPLVKDFASRYKAAIELMHYDVITSFSNFLCGMEILRATLAQLLLYYTRLTECVKRINGGSALNKDLVSISSILFEIKKYSRTF; from the exons ATGGCGGCCGTCCCTGCTGCGGAGACCCTCGACGGGCACAAGGACAGGTTTGATCTCGGGGTCTTCGTAGGcgacctcgccgtcgacgaggAAGTCACCAG TGACGACGAGTCCCTGGAGGGGCTGCAGCAGGAGCTTGACAACTGCAAGAATGATCAG GAAGTCGCAAACATTCTGGCCAATGGCATCAAACTGCGTGAATACACAAAAGGCGTCGAGAATAACATACGCCAAATCGAGCTGGATTCTATACAG GATTACATCAAGGAAAGTGAAAATCTAGTTTCTCTGCATGATCAAATTCACGATTGTGACAATATTTTGTCACAAATGGAAACGGTTCTGACTGGATTCCAG ACAGAAATTGGTTCCATAAGTTCGGAGATAAAGGTCCTTCAGGAGAAATCTATGGACATGGGATTAAAGCTGAAAAATCGTAAG GCTGCAGAGTCTAAACTGTCAAAATTTGTTGAGGATATAATAGTACCTCCAAGAATGATTGACATAATTGTTGATGGAGAG GTCAATGATGAATATATGAAAACACTTGAGACTCTAAGCAAAAAAATCAAATTCATTGATGCTGATCCCATGGTTAAATCGTCCAAGGCTCTAAAAGATGTTCAGCCTGAGGTTGAGAGACTACGACAGAAAGCTGTCTCAAAG ATTTTCGAGTTTGTCATCCAAAAGTTCTATGCCTTGAGAAAACCAAAGACTAATATTCAGATTCTACAGCAGAGTGTTCTTCTTAAATACAA GTACACGATAATTTTCCTTAAGGAACATGCTAAGGAGATATATGCAGAAGTTCGTGCGGCGTATATTGACACCATGAATAAG GTGCTAAGTGCACATTTTTGGGCTTACATACAAGCATTGGAGAAACTACAGATGGACATAGCAACTTCGACCGACTTGCTTGGTGTTGAAACCAGAAGCACCGGCTTCATTTTCTCCATTGGAAAAGAACCTCTGAAAACCCGTCCTTCAGTGTTTGCTCTGGGTGAACGAATAAACATTTTAAAG GAAAACGATCAGCCAGCATTGATACCTCATATAGCTGAAGCGAAGTCACATAAATACTCATATGAAGTTCTTTTCAGAAGCTTGCAGAAACTTCTTATTGATACTGCCACTTCAGA ATACCTGTTTACTGATGATTTCTTTGGCGAAGAATCCATATTCCATGATATATTTGCAG GACCGATTCAAGTTGTAGATGAACATTTCAATGCTGTACTCCTGAACTGTTATGATGCAATTGGCATAATGCTTATGATCAGAATAATTCATCAGCACCAG CTCATCATGTTTAAGCGGCGAATCCCATGTTTGGACTCTTACCTAGACAAG GTTAATATGTCACTCTGGCCTCGCTTCAAGATGGTGTTCGACTTGCATTTGAACAGCTTGCGAAATGCAAATATTAAGACTCTTTGGGAGGATGATGTCCATCCGCACTATGTTACAAGGAGATATGCTGAATTTACGGCTTCTCTAGCTCATCTCAATGTTGAACATGGGGACGGTCAG CTTGATTTAAATTTGGAGCGATTGCGGATGGCAATTGAGGACTTGCTTGTTAAGTTGGCCAAGATGTTTGCTAAACCGAAGTTGCAAACTATTTTTCTGATAAATAACTATGATTTAACAATTTCCATTTTAAAG GAAGCTGGAACTGAGGGTGGGAAGGCACAACAACACTTCGAGGAGGTTCTTAAGAGCAACATCGCAATATATGTG GAAGAGTTGCTCCTGGAGCAGTTCAGTGGTTTGATCAAATTCGTCAAATCTCGTCCAG CGGATGAAACGGCTACGAATTCGGAGAAGGCCAGCATTGCCGAAGTTGAGCCACTGGTTAAGGATTTCGCGAGCCGGTACAAGGCCGCGATCGAGCTGATGCACTATGATGTGATCACATCTTTCAGCAACTTCCTGTGCGGGATGGAGATCTTGAGGGCGACGCTCGCGCAGCTCCTGCTATACTACACCAGGCTCACCGAGTGTGTCAAGAGGATCAACGGCGGCTCTGCCCTCAACAAGGACCTGGTGTCCATATCCTCCATCCTGTTCGAAATCAAGAAGTATTCCAGGACGTTTTAG